In Paenibacillus sp. J23TS9, a single genomic region encodes these proteins:
- a CDS encoding flavin reductase family protein yields MHKVIEPKILYFGSSVVLISTLNEDGTPNLAPMSSAWWLNQSCMLGMSSRSKTVQNLVREGECVLNLPSIDLVPAIERLTLLTGSNPVPESKAKRGYTYEKDKFGAAQLTPLLSEIVQAPRVLECPVHLEAKLTKLHVFEEPGSLVALEVRIERVHIEDRLLMDGQTQYIDPSKWNPMIMNFCQYFGLSEQLTDSRLAPVFGPGSAQ; encoded by the coding sequence ATGCATAAAGTTATCGAACCCAAAATACTATACTTCGGAAGCTCGGTCGTGCTGATCAGTACACTCAACGAGGACGGTACGCCAAACCTCGCACCGATGTCTTCGGCCTGGTGGCTGAATCAATCGTGCATGCTTGGGATGAGCAGCAGGTCGAAGACCGTTCAAAACTTGGTCCGGGAAGGCGAGTGCGTCCTTAACCTCCCGTCGATCGACCTGGTGCCGGCCATAGAGCGATTAACGTTGTTAACTGGCAGCAATCCCGTCCCAGAGTCTAAAGCCAAGAGGGGTTATACATATGAAAAGGATAAATTCGGAGCCGCGCAATTGACTCCGCTTCTGTCCGAAATCGTTCAAGCGCCGCGCGTCCTCGAATGCCCCGTCCACCTGGAAGCCAAGTTAACGAAGCTTCATGTCTTTGAAGAACCCGGCTCGCTGGTTGCCTTGGAGGTCCGGATAGAAAGGGTCCACATCGAAGACCGTCTGCTTATGGACGGCCAAACGCAATACATCGACCCTTCGAAATGGAATCCGATGATCATGAATTTCTGCCAATATTTCGGCTTGTCCGAGCAGCTGACCGACTCGCGGTTAGCGCCGGTATTCGGACCCGGTTCCGCCCAATAG
- a CDS encoding GNAT family N-acetyltransferase: MNITKCSLEDLPVLQEISIETFRNTFKDENSPESMRAYLDKAFHPKQLEKEMSHGSSEFYFIRIHDEPAGYLKVNVDDAQTEEMGQDSLEIERIYIRDKFQRKGLGKHLINQALEIAIKTKQKDYMAWRLGEERERARFLRQIGLCPHGTTLFLYGRRRTNRLCFD; this comes from the coding sequence ATGAATATTACAAAGTGCAGCCTGGAAGATTTGCCTGTCCTCCAGGAGATCAGCATCGAAACTTTTCGCAATACATTCAAGGACGAGAATTCACCCGAAAGCATGAGAGCCTACCTGGACAAAGCCTTTCATCCGAAACAGTTGGAGAAGGAAATGTCCCATGGCTCGTCGGAATTCTATTTCATCCGGATCCATGATGAGCCCGCCGGATATTTAAAGGTCAACGTAGATGATGCTCAGACCGAGGAAATGGGGCAGGATTCGCTCGAAATCGAGAGGATTTATATCAGGGACAAATTCCAAAGAAAAGGTCTTGGAAAACATCTGATCAACCAAGCACTGGAAATAGCCATCAAAACTAAACAAAAAGACTATATGGCTTGGCGTTTGGGAGAAGAACGGGAACGCGCTCGATTTTTACGCCAAATTGGGCTTTGTCCGCACGGGACAACACTCTTTTTATATGGGCGACGAAGAACAAATCGATTATGTTTTGACTAA
- a CDS encoding MarR family winged helix-turn-helix transcriptional regulator, with translation MKTEILREIGMIARVLDSISNIEFKEYDLTKGQYLYLVRICEHPGIIQEKLAERIKVDRTTAARAIQKLEMHGFIEKRDDERNKKIKRLFPTEKGNEVYPIIAREHDHSNRVALAGFSDSEADVMLHYLQRVRKNVEADWESVKKGNKRVY, from the coding sequence ATGAAGACGGAAATCCTACGCGAAATCGGAATGATTGCCCGGGTTTTGGATTCGATCAGCAATATCGAATTCAAAGAATACGACCTGACCAAAGGGCAGTATCTGTACCTTGTACGAATATGCGAACACCCGGGCATCATTCAAGAAAAGTTGGCCGAAAGGATTAAAGTAGACCGTACGACCGCAGCTCGCGCCATACAAAAGCTCGAAATGCATGGCTTTATCGAAAAACGGGATGATGAACGCAACAAAAAAATAAAAAGACTCTTTCCGACGGAAAAGGGGAACGAAGTGTATCCCATTATTGCAAGAGAGCACGATCATTCGAATCGTGTAGCCTTAGCGGGATTTTCCGATAGCGAAGCCGATGTCATGCTTCATTATCTGCAAAGAGTGAGAAAAAACGTGGAAGCGGATTGGGAATCCGTCAAAAAGGGGAACAAAAGAGTCTATTGA
- a CDS encoding glycosyltransferase: MNNKWLLALPLTLALVFSMTHAVASGQAKVGEKKASVCLSPKMVQLKVDMQKVWIDHTIWTRSYIVSAISNRPDQKDVLDRLLRNQQDIGNVIKPYYGDAAGNKLADLLREHILIAGKIVDAAKAGNQADVEKLDADWHRNADDISKFLSSANPNWQFKVLQDMLYEHLQLIKEIVLDCLKGDWKADIAATDKNEIHMIHFADILTEGIVKQFPNKF; the protein is encoded by the coding sequence ATGAACAACAAATGGTTGCTGGCGTTGCCTTTAACCTTGGCGCTCGTTTTTAGTATGACGCATGCGGTTGCATCCGGACAAGCGAAGGTAGGCGAAAAGAAAGCTTCAGTTTGCCTAAGCCCAAAAATGGTGCAATTGAAAGTCGATATGCAGAAGGTTTGGATTGACCATACGATATGGACGAGAAGCTATATTGTCAGCGCTATCTCTAATCGTCCGGATCAGAAAGATGTCTTAGACCGGCTTTTGCGGAATCAACAGGACATAGGTAATGTAATCAAACCTTATTACGGAGATGCCGCAGGCAATAAGCTGGCTGATCTTCTGAGAGAGCATATTCTGATCGCAGGGAAGATTGTGGATGCTGCCAAAGCGGGTAATCAGGCGGATGTGGAAAAGTTGGATGCCGATTGGCATAGAAACGCCGACGATATCTCCAAATTTTTAAGCTCAGCGAATCCAAACTGGCAATTTAAGGTACTGCAGGACATGCTGTATGAACACCTCCAATTGATTAAGGAAATCGTTCTGGACTGTCTCAAAGGAGATTGGAAAGCGGATATTGCAGCAACCGACAAAAATGAAATCCACATGATTCATTTTGCCGATATCTTGACGGAAGGCATTGTCAAACAGTTCCCCAATAAGTTTTAA
- a CDS encoding MFS transporter, translating into MSLLLRNRGAILLLMLNNFIIFTGIGLIIPIMPSYMNLLHINGSILGLLVAAFSITQLVFSPIAGRLSDSIGRKKVILSGLLLFAISEWMFGAASSLPLLFLARLLGGVSAALVMPAVMAYTADVTSEEERGKGMGFINAAITTGFIIGPGIGGYLAEYGIRVPFYAASVGGLLAMAVSALFLREVKKEGHTKEEGTAQPVQAGLLGQLTAAYRAPYFISLIVVFVASFGLANFETVFGLFVDHKFGFTPKDIAFIITFGSVCGAVVQITIFGWIINRFGEKRIITVSILVSVLFILLTLLVHTFWLIVAVTFVLFLAMDILRPAIGTQMSKFANEQQGYVAGLNSAFTSLGNIIGPIIAGALFDLNVNYPYVMASVVLMLGFLISFKSKETQYELETRSLR; encoded by the coding sequence ATGTCGCTACTGCTTAGAAACCGGGGAGCAATACTGCTTCTCATGCTTAACAACTTCATTATTTTCACGGGGATCGGGCTGATCATACCGATCATGCCCAGTTACATGAACTTGCTTCATATAAATGGGAGCATACTCGGCCTGCTGGTTGCGGCCTTTTCGATTACGCAGCTCGTATTCTCGCCGATCGCCGGACGTCTATCCGATTCGATTGGCCGCAAAAAGGTCATTTTGTCCGGGTTGCTGCTGTTTGCCATTTCGGAATGGATGTTTGGCGCCGCCAGCTCGCTGCCTTTATTGTTTCTGGCTAGACTGTTGGGAGGGGTGAGCGCCGCCCTGGTCATGCCTGCCGTAATGGCTTATACGGCCGATGTCACCAGTGAGGAAGAACGGGGCAAAGGGATGGGATTCATCAATGCAGCCATCACCACGGGCTTTATCATTGGGCCGGGGATCGGCGGTTACCTTGCCGAATACGGCATACGGGTTCCTTTCTACGCTGCCTCCGTCGGTGGCTTGCTTGCGATGGCGGTTTCCGCACTGTTTTTGCGCGAAGTGAAGAAGGAGGGCCATACCAAAGAGGAGGGGACAGCACAGCCGGTTCAAGCCGGATTGCTGGGTCAGTTAACCGCCGCTTACCGGGCGCCTTATTTTATCAGTTTGATCGTCGTGTTCGTTGCTTCTTTTGGACTAGCGAACTTTGAAACGGTGTTCGGTCTGTTTGTCGATCACAAATTCGGTTTTACCCCGAAGGATATCGCGTTCATCATTACGTTCGGTTCGGTCTGTGGAGCTGTCGTGCAGATAACAATCTTCGGCTGGATCATTAATCGTTTCGGCGAGAAGAGAATCATTACTGTCAGCATTCTGGTGTCCGTCCTCTTTATTCTTTTAACGCTGCTGGTGCATACGTTTTGGCTCATAGTTGCGGTAACTTTTGTCCTGTTTCTGGCGATGGACATTCTGCGTCCGGCCATTGGAACCCAAATGTCCAAGTTCGCCAACGAGCAGCAGGGCTATGTCGCAGGTCTGAATTCGGCCTTCACCAGCCTCGGAAACATTATTGGTCCCATTATTGCGGGAGCACTGTTTGACTTGAATGTAAATTATCCTTACGTGATGGCGAGCGTCGTATTAATGTTAGGATTCCTGATCTCTTTCAAGTCTAAAGAAACACAATATGAGCTTGAGACAAGGTCACTTCGATGA
- a CDS encoding TetR/AcrR family transcriptional regulator, with product MNQKQLQSEQTKKKIALAARALFVQKGYKATSIEDIVGATGSSKGNIYYHFKSKEGLFLFLIEEWDREWELNWEQSEHLYSTTTEKLYAVAEQLAIDDLNHPLTKAADEFFHNEEKTSEVESRMAEMNAKHLAFNQKLLQEGIESGEFKPGDAESLAVVLEAIFFGANHLSRSLAPDKTTILYRDAVTVFLNGVAEE from the coding sequence ATGAATCAGAAACAGCTTCAGAGCGAGCAAACCAAAAAGAAAATCGCATTAGCTGCTCGTGCGCTATTTGTCCAAAAGGGCTATAAAGCGACTTCGATCGAAGATATCGTAGGCGCCACCGGGAGCAGCAAAGGCAATATCTATTACCACTTCAAAAGCAAAGAGGGCCTGTTTCTTTTTTTAATTGAAGAATGGGACCGCGAATGGGAATTGAATTGGGAACAAAGCGAGCATTTGTATAGCACAACCACCGAGAAGCTTTACGCCGTAGCCGAACAACTGGCGATCGATGATTTGAACCATCCGCTCACGAAGGCAGCCGATGAATTTTTTCATAACGAGGAGAAGACGTCTGAGGTCGAATCCAGAATGGCCGAGATGAACGCCAAGCATTTGGCGTTTAATCAAAAGCTGCTGCAGGAAGGAATCGAGAGCGGCGAATTTAAGCCAGGTGATGCCGAGAGCCTTGCTGTCGTATTGGAAGCCATCTTTTTCGGTGCAAATCATCTATCGCGAAGCTTGGCGCCTGATAAGACGACTATACTTTATCGAGATGCTGTCACTGTATTTTTAAATGGCGTAGCGGAAGAATAA
- a CDS encoding Gfo/Idh/MocA family protein, with the protein MNKKTYVQVGAGGRAEFFYGAIAKTFRDSSELLAFCDVNQTRMDYANKLLMNKYDYPAVRTYKSDAFDEMIEAEKPDFVIVTSVDRTHHRYIIRALEMGCDVITEKPMTIDAAKCQDIIDAVERTGRNVRVTFNYRYAPHHTKARELIADGTIGDVTSVHFEWLLNTQHGADYFRRWHRDKRNSGGLLVHKSTHHFDLVNFWIDSQPETVFAMGDLLFYGRENAEQRGVTTFYDRATGNPNANDDPFALFLDRNEHLKAMYLDAEAEDGYRRDQSVFGDGISIEDTMSVLVRYKNKALLTYSLNAYMPWEGYRIAFNGTKGRIEMTVIEQSYVNSGGDKALEGAVKGVNILVFPMFGDPYKAIFEEGAGGHGGGDPVLLNDIFGVPVPDRFQRAANHVDGARSILTGIAANQSISTGRAVKVDKLVRLT; encoded by the coding sequence ATGAACAAGAAAACATATGTGCAGGTTGGCGCAGGTGGAAGAGCTGAATTTTTCTATGGGGCTATCGCCAAAACGTTCAGGGATTCCTCCGAGCTGCTGGCTTTTTGCGATGTCAATCAGACCCGCATGGATTATGCCAACAAGCTGCTTATGAACAAGTACGATTACCCTGCGGTGCGCACCTATAAAAGTGATGCATTTGATGAAATGATTGAGGCGGAGAAGCCTGACTTTGTCATTGTCACCAGCGTGGACCGAACACATCACCGTTACATTATTCGCGCTCTGGAGATGGGCTGCGATGTGATCACTGAAAAACCGATGACGATCGACGCGGCAAAATGCCAGGATATTATCGACGCGGTAGAGCGGACCGGAAGAAATGTTCGCGTAACCTTTAATTATCGCTATGCACCGCATCATACCAAGGCGCGTGAATTGATCGCGGACGGCACGATTGGCGACGTTACCTCGGTTCATTTTGAATGGCTTCTGAATACGCAGCATGGTGCCGACTATTTTCGGAGATGGCACCGGGACAAACGTAACAGTGGAGGACTTCTTGTACATAAGTCAACGCATCATTTCGATCTAGTGAATTTCTGGATTGATTCCCAGCCGGAAACGGTATTCGCCATGGGCGACCTGCTCTTTTACGGACGGGAGAATGCGGAACAGCGGGGGGTTACCACATTTTATGACCGAGCAACGGGCAATCCGAACGCCAACGACGACCCCTTTGCACTGTTTCTGGATCGCAATGAGCATCTGAAGGCGATGTATCTCGATGCGGAAGCTGAAGACGGGTACCGCCGTGATCAAAGTGTATTTGGAGACGGCATTTCGATCGAGGATACGATGAGTGTCCTTGTACGATACAAGAATAAAGCGCTTCTGACCTATTCGCTGAATGCTTATATGCCATGGGAGGGTTATCGAATTGCGTTCAATGGCACCAAGGGGCGGATTGAAATGACTGTCATCGAGCAATCTTATGTCAATTCCGGAGGTGACAAGGCACTTGAGGGAGCGGTCAAGGGAGTCAACATTCTGGTATTTCCGATGTTTGGCGATCCGTACAAGGCAATTTTTGAAGAGGGCGCAGGAGGACACGGCGGTGGAGATCCGGTGCTGCTGAACGATATTTTTGGCGTACCGGTCCCAGACCGTTTCCAGCGCGCGGCCAATCACGTTGATGGTGCGCGTTCCATATTGACAGGTATCGCTGCGAACCAATCGATTAGTACGGGGCGTGCCGTTAAAGTCGATAAACTGGTGCGATTAACTTGA
- a CDS encoding AraC family transcriptional regulator, giving the protein MTLNHELRYGSAQHPFHLEYNRRKGHFSMATDHIHRHCELYYLFGGERYFFIKDRIYPVRSGDLVFVPSNEVHRTSDTGVPNHERVVLYFNMEYFEQMVEEEAELLLAPFLRSNRVLHLAEADKLRIEQLLYEMLREIQDQSPGYELAVRHAAALTLLFAAREVLHPKHASSEEAVSPAAARITEIARFISEHYQEPLTLGSLSERFYLSPSHLSRTFKKYTGFGLIEYIGITRTKEAQRLLRETDERITVISELSGFENFSHFEKVFKSFSRMSPRSYRSGFHRKKT; this is encoded by the coding sequence ATGACTCTAAACCACGAACTTCGTTACGGAAGTGCGCAGCATCCTTTTCATCTGGAATACAACCGGCGTAAAGGGCATTTCTCAATGGCGACGGATCATATCCACAGACACTGCGAGCTGTACTATCTGTTCGGAGGTGAACGATATTTCTTCATCAAAGACCGCATTTATCCGGTCCGTTCCGGCGACCTGGTTTTTGTGCCCAGCAATGAAGTGCATAGAACCTCGGATACCGGCGTGCCCAATCATGAGCGTGTCGTGCTTTATTTCAACATGGAATACTTTGAGCAGATGGTCGAAGAAGAGGCCGAACTGCTTCTGGCTCCGTTTCTACGCAGCAATCGCGTACTACATCTGGCAGAGGCGGATAAGCTGCGGATCGAGCAGTTATTATACGAAATGCTTCGTGAAATTCAGGATCAATCCCCTGGATATGAGCTTGCCGTGCGCCATGCTGCGGCTTTGACCCTATTATTCGCAGCACGAGAGGTGCTGCATCCCAAACACGCATCCTCTGAGGAGGCCGTCTCCCCCGCTGCGGCCAGAATAACGGAAATTGCTCGCTTCATCTCGGAGCATTATCAGGAACCGCTAACCCTGGGAAGCCTCAGTGAACGTTTTTATCTCAGTCCCAGCCACCTCAGTCGTACGTTCAAAAAATATACCGGTTTTGGATTGATCGAATATATCGGCATTACCCGGACCAAAGAAGCCCAGCGGCTGCTCCGTGAAACCGACGAACGCATCACCGTGATTTCGGAATTGTCCGGCTTCGAGAACTTTTCGCATTTTGAGAAGGTATTCAAGTCGTTTAGCCGGATGTCGCCACGAAGCTATCGCTCCGGATTTCACCGAAAAAAAACCTAA
- a CDS encoding PLP-dependent aspartate aminotransferase family protein, protein MSEPLNQAMKDEKREQQFTQAAYDLLDGRHHGAIHVPIYQNSLFAFESYEQFEEAGRELLSHHVYSRGNNPTVQHLERKLADLEQAESAKCFASGMAAITSAILSVVEEGDHIICVRQAYGPTREFLGSYLARFHVETTFIDGSSIDHWQDAVQPNTKVFYLESPTSMLFQQQDLRQCAELARSIGAISIIDNTWATPCFQNPLAFGIDLVVHSLTKYIGGHSDCIGGAVLGSKLLMNRIGYTEYMLLGGIMAPQTAALISKGLRTLPLRMQRHEESGLIVAEHLSKQGYVARMNHPGLPSHPQYELGQRQLSGSSSLFSFISYEPVAKLKEWANQLRFFKIGVSWGGFESLITINSLETDKDDRKPSVVRLYVGLENPKDLIADLDRAWGEV, encoded by the coding sequence ATGAGTGAACCGTTGAACCAGGCCATGAAGGATGAAAAACGAGAGCAACAATTTACACAAGCGGCATATGATCTACTGGATGGCCGGCATCATGGCGCAATTCATGTGCCTATTTACCAGAACAGCTTGTTTGCTTTCGAGAGCTACGAGCAGTTCGAGGAAGCCGGAAGGGAGCTTCTGAGCCACCATGTGTATTCACGGGGCAACAATCCTACAGTGCAGCATTTGGAACGGAAGCTGGCTGACTTGGAACAGGCTGAATCCGCCAAGTGCTTTGCCTCAGGCATGGCCGCCATTACCTCGGCGATCCTGTCGGTAGTAGAGGAGGGGGACCACATTATATGCGTTCGGCAAGCATATGGTCCGACCCGTGAATTTCTCGGTTCGTACCTGGCAAGGTTCCATGTGGAAACCACATTCATTGATGGCAGTTCCATCGATCATTGGCAGGATGCAGTTCAGCCGAACACCAAGGTATTTTATCTGGAGAGCCCGACCTCCATGTTGTTTCAACAGCAGGACTTGCGGCAGTGCGCGGAGCTTGCCCGCAGCATTGGAGCGATCAGTATCATCGACAATACGTGGGCGACTCCTTGTTTTCAGAATCCCCTTGCCTTCGGAATTGATTTGGTTGTTCATTCCCTGACCAAATATATAGGCGGACATAGTGATTGTATCGGTGGTGCCGTATTAGGCTCCAAGCTGCTAATGAACCGGATCGGGTATACGGAATATATGCTGCTTGGCGGGATCATGGCACCACAGACAGCTGCCCTGATATCCAAAGGGCTGCGGACGCTCCCTTTGCGGATGCAACGGCATGAAGAGAGCGGGCTTATCGTTGCCGAACATCTTTCCAAACAAGGCTACGTCGCCCGGATGAACCACCCGGGTCTGCCTTCTCATCCGCAATACGAGCTTGGCCAGCGTCAGCTGTCCGGCAGCAGCAGCTTATTTTCATTTATCTCGTATGAACCGGTAGCCAAATTAAAGGAATGGGCCAACCAGCTGCGTTTTTTCAAAATCGGCGTCAGCTGGGGGGGCTTTGAAAGTCTGATCACGATCAACTCCCTGGAAACTGACAAGGATGACCGGAAACCTTCCGTTGTGAGGCTTTACGTCGGATTGGAAAATCCGAAGGATTTAATTGCCGATTTAGATCGGGCATGGGGCGAGGTATAG
- a CDS encoding carbohydrate ABC transporter permease, producing the protein MKKNIFRSGKIIYLALYLLIMIFPLYWILITSLKPQKEIFSFPLKYWPEHMTLDNYIHIFKISKFHIYIGNSLLVSIVSALIVLVIATLSAYVMARFTFRGHKQIMMAFIATQMLPGFVALAPLYLMMSSMNLINNRMSLILMYTVTLIPFTTIMLRGFFQRIPASLEEAAMIDGCSRWSALLRIIIPVMLPGIASSFIFAFVQNWNELFLAVMFIDNDSLKTLPVAMNSFILKFDVDWGAMSAGAVLSIIPTVLIFAFAQKFMQKG; encoded by the coding sequence ATGAAAAAGAACATTTTCCGATCGGGTAAAATCATTTATCTGGCACTTTATCTGCTGATTATGATTTTCCCCTTGTACTGGATACTCATCACCTCGCTCAAGCCGCAAAAGGAAATCTTCTCATTTCCGCTGAAATACTGGCCGGAGCATATGACACTGGACAATTACATTCATATTTTTAAAATTTCGAAGTTTCATATTTATATCGGAAACAGCTTGCTGGTCTCCATTGTCTCTGCACTTATCGTACTTGTCATCGCCACGTTAAGCGCATATGTTATGGCCCGGTTTACGTTTCGAGGACATAAACAGATCATGATGGCTTTCATCGCCACTCAGATGCTGCCGGGTTTTGTCGCACTTGCGCCCTTGTATCTCATGATGAGCAGCATGAACCTGATCAATAACCGCATGTCTCTCATTCTCATGTATACGGTAACGCTTATTCCATTTACGACGATTATGCTGCGCGGTTTTTTTCAGCGGATACCCGCCAGCTTGGAGGAAGCGGCCATGATCGACGGATGCTCCAGGTGGTCAGCCTTGCTGCGGATCATCATTCCTGTCATGCTTCCGGGAATCGCTTCCAGTTTTATTTTCGCATTCGTGCAGAATTGGAATGAGCTGTTTCTGGCGGTCATGTTCATTGACAATGATTCCTTGAAGACGCTGCCGGTAGCGATGAACTCCTTTATTCTAAAATTTGACGTCGATTGGGGAGCGATGTCCGCCGGAGCTGTTCTATCCATTATACCGACAGTTCTTATATTTGCCTTTGCGCAAAAGTTCATGCAGAAGGGCTGA
- a CDS encoding carbohydrate ABC transporter permease: protein MNNRKIILTGLIPALLLVLVFTYYPFLRGIIMAFQEYKLFNLSHVHFIGIDNFKNAFQDPKFIMALQNSAYWVFCSLILQFLFGLTLALMLKKKFRGRGIYQGLVFYSWALSGFLIGMIWKWMFNSQIGVINDLLLRFGFIQERIGFLSEQKWAMMSVIIANVWYGVAFFAIMLLAALQSVPSELYEAAEMDGAGGVRRLWNITLPYIKPTIISTLMLRAIWIFNDPSLIYGLTNGGPAGSTHILSSLMLEHIIYGGDYGAASAIGIIMIVILLLYTIFFLSVTKAEKAGEF, encoded by the coding sequence ATGAATAATCGGAAAATCATACTTACGGGATTAATTCCCGCCTTGCTCCTTGTGCTGGTCTTTACGTATTATCCTTTCCTCCGCGGCATTATTATGGCTTTTCAGGAATACAAGCTGTTTAATTTAAGCCATGTTCATTTTATCGGAATAGATAACTTTAAAAATGCCTTTCAAGATCCCAAATTTATTATGGCTTTGCAAAATAGCGCCTACTGGGTGTTCTGTTCCCTTATTCTTCAATTCCTATTTGGCTTGACCCTTGCGCTGATGCTGAAAAAAAAATTCAGAGGACGAGGGATCTATCAAGGCCTGGTTTTTTATTCTTGGGCGCTCTCTGGTTTTCTGATCGGGATGATTTGGAAGTGGATGTTCAATTCCCAGATTGGCGTCATCAACGATTTGCTGCTCCGCTTCGGTTTCATTCAAGAACGAATCGGTTTTTTGTCGGAGCAAAAGTGGGCGATGATGTCCGTAATTATTGCGAATGTATGGTACGGCGTAGCATTTTTCGCAATCATGCTGCTGGCTGCCCTGCAATCCGTCCCCTCTGAGCTGTATGAAGCCGCGGAAATGGACGGCGCAGGGGGAGTGCGCAGGCTGTGGAATATTACGCTGCCCTATATCAAGCCGACGATTATCTCGACTTTGATGCTGAGGGCGATCTGGATATTTAATGATCCTTCGTTAATTTACGGATTGACCAATGGGGGTCCGGCAGGCAGTACGCATATTTTGTCCTCCTTGATGCTGGAACATATTATTTACGGAGGAGATTATGGGGCTGCTTCCGCCATTGGTATCATCATGATTGTCATTCTGCTGCTGTACACGATCTTCTTCCTGTCGGTTACGAAAGCAGAGAAGGCAGGTGAGTTCTGA
- a CDS encoding sugar ABC transporter substrate-binding protein, whose amino-acid sequence MRLKKMKAITLLLSAVLTVGLIAGCGGKQESDKVTIRMIESLTSPKRTELIQAMLDKFQEDNPKIKVELISPPFDQADNKIRTMLGSKEEIDILEVRDLNVAEFVNNGYIEPLNAYTDKWSDFATVSAVSKSVGTVGGKLYFLPNGLYQRQMFYRADWFKELGLNPPTTWEELYETAKKLTDPSKNRFGFSFRGGAGSNGTTDSMILAYNGDKVNLEDSMFTKDGATIYSTPEAKAAMELYLKLYKDASPPDSINWGFQEQVQAFTSGVTGILLQDPDVIQSLQEKMEEGTWATAPLQTGPTGKALFAAGGAGWGMSSKSKHKEEAWKLIEYLSSPEVNTKFSKDYGLIPLHTTATEDEYFKTGPYKTLIDMSDKPDTFVNYKPAFEYPGNGQWGQVAMETGQALLLNKATLDETLKKWDSYWTEQKASLKQ is encoded by the coding sequence ATGCGATTGAAAAAAATGAAAGCGATTACTTTATTGTTATCGGCAGTTTTAACCGTCGGCTTGATCGCCGGTTGCGGCGGCAAACAGGAAAGCGACAAGGTTACGATTCGTATGATTGAAAGCTTAACCAGCCCCAAAAGAACGGAACTGATTCAAGCGATGCTCGATAAATTCCAAGAGGATAACCCGAAAATTAAAGTGGAACTCATTTCGCCACCCTTCGATCAGGCCGACAATAAAATCAGAACGATGCTAGGATCCAAAGAAGAGATCGACATTCTTGAGGTAAGGGACTTGAATGTCGCTGAATTCGTCAATAACGGATACATTGAACCCCTGAACGCGTATACCGACAAGTGGAGCGATTTTGCCACGGTAAGCGCGGTTTCAAAATCAGTGGGAACCGTTGGTGGTAAATTGTACTTCCTGCCCAATGGTTTATATCAGAGACAAATGTTCTACCGGGCCGACTGGTTTAAAGAATTGGGATTAAACCCGCCAACGACATGGGAAGAGCTTTATGAGACGGCGAAAAAATTGACGGATCCTTCTAAGAACCGTTTCGGATTCTCCTTCCGTGGAGGAGCCGGATCTAATGGCACAACGGATTCGATGATTCTGGCTTATAACGGAGATAAAGTGAATCTGGAAGATTCCATGTTCACGAAGGATGGAGCTACGATCTATTCCACACCCGAAGCCAAGGCTGCGATGGAATTGTATCTGAAGCTGTATAAAGACGCCTCACCACCCGACTCTATCAACTGGGGCTTCCAAGAGCAAGTGCAGGCCTTCACTTCCGGCGTAACTGGCATTTTGCTGCAGGACCCGGACGTTATTCAGTCGCTGCAGGAGAAGATGGAAGAAGGAACATGGGCGACGGCACCGCTGCAGACAGGACCAACGGGCAAAGCGCTTTTCGCCGCCGGCGGTGCGGGGTGGGGAATGTCCTCCAAGTCTAAGCATAAAGAGGAAGCTTGGAAGCTTATCGAATACCTGTCCAGCCCAGAGGTAAATACGAAATTTTCGAAGGATTACGGACTTATCCCTCTTCATACGACCGCAACGGAAGACGAATATTTTAAAACCGGTCCATACAAAACGCTGATTGATATGTCCGACAAGCCCGACACGTTTGTCAACTATAAACCTGCCTTCGAGTACCCGGGGAATGGACAGTGGGGCCAGGTGGCAATGGAGACCGGTCAGGCGCTCCTTCTGAATAAAGCAACTTTAGACGAAACCTTGAAGAAATGGGACAGCTATTGGACCGAACAAAAGGCAAGTCTGAAGCAATGA